A window of the Penaeus monodon isolate SGIC_2016 chromosome 38, NSTDA_Pmon_1, whole genome shotgun sequence genome harbors these coding sequences:
- the LOC119596523 gene encoding pro-resilin-like isoform X2, which translates to MNAKVLLLVCLAAVVAADSFESAESGEYNFNWAVKHDDSGNDFGHQEVRNGDNTQGSYYVQLPDGRLQTVRYVVDGDNGYVAEVNYEGEARYPDSNESK; encoded by the exons ATGAACGCTAAg gtCCTGCTCCTGGTGTGTCTTGCAGCCGTTGTTGCTGCAGACAGTTTT GAATCTGCTGAATCAGGTGAATACAACTTCAACTGGGCCGTCAAACACGAcgactccggcaacgacttcggccaCCAGGAAGTCCGCAATGGAGACAACACCCAGGggtcctactacgtgcagcttcccgacggccgcctgcagaccgtCAGGTACGTCGTGGACGGCGACAacggctacgtggctgaggtgaactacgagggcgaggctcgatACCCCGACTCCAATGAATCAAAGTGA
- the LOC119596523 gene encoding pro-resilin-like isoform X1 yields MNAKVLLLVCLAAVVAADSFESAESGEYNFNWAVKHDDSGNDFGHQEVRNGDNTQGSYYVQLPDGRLQTVRYVVDGDNGYVAEVNYEGEARYPDSNESK; encoded by the exons ATGAACGCTAAG gtCCTGCTCCTGGTGTGTCTTGCAGCCGTTGTTGCTGCAGACAGTTTT GAATCTGCTGAATCAGGTGAATACAACTTCAACTGGGCCGTCAAACACGAcgactccggcaacgacttcggccaCCAGGAAGTCCGCAATGGAGACAACACCCAGGggtcctactacgtgcagcttcccgacggccgcctgcagaccgtCAGGTACGTCGTGGACGGCGACAacggctacgtggctgaggtgaactacgagggcgaggctcgatACCCCGACTCCAATGAATCAAAGTGA
- the LOC119596524 gene encoding pro-resilin-like: protein MVCFAAVVAADSFESAESGEYNFNWAVKHDDSGNDFGHQEVRNGDDTQGSYYVQLPDGRLQTVRYVVDGDNGYVAEVSYEGEARYPDSNESK from the exons ATGGTTTGTTTTGCAGCCGTTGTTGCTGCGGACAGTTTT gAATCCGCCGAATCAGGTGAATACAACTTCAACTGGGCCGTCAAACACGAcgactccggcaacgacttcggccaCCAGGAAGTCCGCAATGGAGACGACACCCAGGggtcctactacgtgcagctccccgacggccgcctgcagaccgtCAGGTACGTCGTGGACGGCGACAacggctacgtggctgaggtgagctacgagggcgaggctcgatACCCCGACTCCAATGAATCAAAGTGA